From one Musa acuminata AAA Group cultivar baxijiao chromosome BXJ2-6, Cavendish_Baxijiao_AAA, whole genome shotgun sequence genomic stretch:
- the LOC135614828 gene encoding DEAD-box ATP-dependent RNA helicase 38-like encodes MADSAAPPAKAEEKRSWADEESDEEQEAAAPPSQAADEAQPSELKKIESLSISDVKDGGDRAPEDSDGGGRLLDDPDDSDIKAVTSGETVYNSAVAFEDLKLSDELIKGLYVEMGFSRPSKIQAITLPMILTPPYKDLVAQAHNGSGKTTCFVLGMLSRVDPRKKIPQAICICPTRELAQQNHAVLLKMGKYTGITSMCAIPSDSANYIPINKRPPVTDQVVIGTPGTIKKWTSARKLSTRDVKILVFDEADHMLAEDGFRDDSERIMKEIQRSSGGCQVLLFSATFDEAVKAFVSRVIKDGNQIFVKKEELTLEKVKQYKVQCPDELAKVEVIKDKIFEFGQKVGQTIIFVRTRNSARMLHQSLTEDGYECTSVQGALKQEDRDLIIKEFKAGLTKVLITTDLLARGFDQRQVNLVINYDLPVKHENPSEPDCELYLHRVGRTGRFGSKGAVFNFLCTDRDRSVMEKIERHFQHHIPEIPNWRSEEDFESALKDAGLL; translated from the exons ATGGCCGACAGCGCTGCGCCGCCAGCGAAGGCGGAGGAGAAGCGGTCGTGGGCCGACGAAGAGTCCGACGAAGAGCAGGAAGCGGCCGCGCCGCCATCGCAGGCCGCTGACGAAGCCCAGCCGTCCGAGCTGAAGAAGATCGAGTCGCTTTCCATCTCCGACGTGAAGGATGGGGGCGACCGGGCGCCGGAAGATTCCGACGGTGGCGGCCGTCTGCTGGATGATCCCGACGATTCCGATATCAAAGCT GTTACATCCGGTGAAACTGTGTATAACTCTGCCGTGGCGTTTGAGGACTTGAAATTATCTGATGAGCTCATCAAAGGGTTATATGTCGAGATGGGCTTTAGTAGGCCTAGCAAGATACAGGCTATTACTCTACCTATGATTCTTACGCCTCCATACAAAGATCTGGTAGCTCAAGCTCACAATGGCTCGGGGAAGACGACATGTTTTGTGCTTGGAATGTTGAGCAGAGTTGATCCGAGGAAGAAGATTCCACAGGCCATCTGCATCTGCCCTACCAGAGAGCTGGCTCAGCAG AATCATGCGGTCCTTTTGAAGATGGGAAAATATACTGGCATAACTTCAATGTGCGCTATTCCGTCTGATTCTGCTAATTACATCCCAATAAATAAGCGCCCACCGGTAACCGACCAAGTGGTGATTGGCACTCCGGGAACCATCAAGAAGTGGACATCGGCAAGAAAGTTGAGCACAAGGGACGTgaagatacttgtttttgatgaggCAGACCATATGCTGGCTGAG GACGGCTTTAGGGATGATTCTGAAAGGATTATGAAAGAGATTCAAAGAAGCAGTGGTGGCTGTCAG GTGCTTCTTTTTTCTGCTACCTTCGATGAAGCtgtcaaggcatttgtatcaagGGTAATTAAAGATGGAAATCAAATATTTGTGAAGAAGGAGGAACTCACATTGGAAAAAGTAAAGCAGTATAAGGTCCAATGTCCAGATGAACTTGCCAAAGTGGAAGTAATAAAGGACAAAATTTTTGAATTTGGACAAAAAGTAGGCCAGACAATTATATTTGTCCGTACAAGGAATAGTGCTCGCATGTTACACCAATCATTGACTGAAGATGGTTATGAATGCACATCAGTTCAAGGTGCTCTCAAGCAAGAAGACAGGGACCTAATTATAAAGGAATTTAAAGCTGGATTAACCAAAGTTCTTATCACGACTGATCTCCTTGCTAGAGGATTTGATCAAAGACAG GTTAATTTGGTTATCAACTATGATCTTCCGGTAAAGCATGAGAATCCGTCAGAGCCAGATTGTGAACTATACCTACACAGAGTTGGTAGAACTGGTCGCTTCGGTAGCAAGG